The Prionailurus bengalensis isolate Pbe53 chromosome A3, Fcat_Pben_1.1_paternal_pri, whole genome shotgun sequence genome includes a window with the following:
- the LOC122497547 gene encoding actin-related protein 2/3 complex subunit 1A, with the protein MSLHQFLLEPITCHAWNRDRTQIALSPNNHEVHIYKKNGSQWVKAHELKEHNGHITGIDWAPKSDRIVTCGADRNAYVWSQKDGVWKPTLVILRINRAATFVKWSPLENKFAVGSGARLISVCYFESENDWWVSKHIKKPIRSTVLSLDWHPNNVLLAAGSCDFKCRVFSAYIKEVDEKPASTPWGSKMPFGQLMSEFGGSGTGGWVHGVSFSASGSRLAWVSHDSTVSVADASKSVQVSTLKTEFLPLLSVSFVSENSVVAAGHDCCPMLFNYDDRGCLTFVSKLDIPKQSIQRNMSAMERFRNMDKRATTEDRNTALETLHQNSITQVSIYEVDKQDCRKFCTTGIDGAMTIWDFKTLESSIQGLRIM; encoded by the coding sequence ATGTCCCTGCATCAGTTTTTGCTAGAGCCAATCACCTGCCATGCCTGGAATAGGGATCGTACCCAGATTGCTCTTAGCCCCAACAATCACGAAGTCCACATCTATAAGAAGAACGGGAGCCAGTGGGTGAAGGCTCATGAACTCAAGGAGCACAATGGACACATCACAGGTATCGACTGGGCTCCCAAGAGCGACCGCATCGTCACTTGCGGGGCAGACCGCAATGCCTATGTCTGGAGTCAGAAAGATGGTGTCTGGAAGCCAACCCTGGTGATCCTGAGAATTAATCGTGCAGCAACTTTTGTCAAGTGGTCCCCGCTAGAGAACAAATTTGCTGTGGGAAGTGGAGCACGACTCATTTCTGTTTGTTACTTTGAGTCTGAAAATGACTGGTGGGTCAGCAAGCACATTAAAAAGCCGATTCGCTCCACAGTCCTCAGCTTGGATTGGCATCCTAACAATGTTTTGCTGGCAGCAGGATCGTGTGATTTCAAATGCAGAGTGTTTTCTGCCTACATTAAAGAAGTGGATGAAAAGCCGGCCAGTACGCCATGGGGCAGCAAGATGCCTTTTGGTCAGCTGATGTCAGAGTTTGGTGGCAGTGGCACTGGTGGCTGGGTGCATGGGGTCAGCTTCTCTGCCAGTGGGAGCCGCTTGGCCTGGGTCAGCCATGACAGCACCGTATCCGTTGCCGATGCCTCAAAAAGCGTACAGGTCTCAACTCTGAAAACGGAGTTCCTGCCCCTGCTGAGTGTGTCATTTGTCTCGGAGAACAGCGTTGTAGCTGCCGGCCATGACTGCTGCCCGATGCTCTTTAACTACGATGACCGTGGCTGCTTGACCTTCGTCTCCAAACTAGACATTCCAAAACAGAGCATCCAGCGCAACATGTCCGCCATGGAACGCTTCCGCAACATGGACAAGAGGGCCACGACTGAGGACCGCAACACGGCCTTGGAGACGCTGCACCAGAATAGCATCACTCAAGTGTCTATTTATGAAGTGGACAAACAAGATTGTCGCAAATTTTGCACTACTGGCATCGATGGAGCCATGACAATTTGGGATTTCAAGACCTTGGAGTCTTCTATCCAGGGTCTCCGGATAATGTGA